GCGATTATGAGATGTATCTGGTGCTGGAAGGGAAGCATCGGGGAAGGATTGTGTATACTTCGGAGTTTTATCCCGACCACCCGTTCTTCTTTGTCTATGAAGATAACTTCCTGGACTGGTACGAGCGTTGGCTGGATGAGATTATTCTGGATTATCACAACCCATGGTTTGGCAGCCGGCTGCCGGGTGACGAGAATACGCTCATTCAGCTATATCGGACCACCCCTGACGGGAAGCTGCAGGTCAAGGCGTTAGAGGCCATGTTCAAGTTCAAGCGAATCGCCCCGACCACCCTGGAATTCCTTAACAATGTGGCTGAGCAAAGCCCCCGGGATTCCAAGACAGCCATCTCGCTGCTCTGCAAAACAACCTTTGCGGCGGGCAGGCCCTATCTGCTGAAGCTGTTGCAGTCGGATGACGCGGAGGGAGCGCTGCACGCCTTAACCATTCTGAATACTCACGGCAAGAATCAGGACCGGACCGAATTTATTCCGCTGATCCGGCAGAGGCTTGAGCACGTTGACGACGCAGAAACCCTGCGTTATGCAGGTTATATCCTCAAAGACTGCGATGCTGTGAGCTTCAGTGACTTCGCACCCTTCCTGTGCCATGCCAGCCTGGATATGCAGACGGCTGCGGTCTATGCCGTGAGAGATTGCCGGAACAAGCAGGAGAATTGGGAGATTATTGAACAAATGTTCCGCAGTGGTGGTACAGAGGTGGTGCGCAGCACCATTTCATATTGGGATGTTATTCCGCACGAGAAGCTGCTGCCTTACTATAAGGCGGTCTGGCCCGAATACAAAAGGAACCCTAATTTCAGGGAAAAGTTCGCCGCTTGCTTGCGGGCGCTGCATTTGCCGGAGGATTATTTCGGCTGAGAAGTTGCCCCGGTTAATGAGAGCGGCCAAACGATAGCCGAATATAAGCTGACTACCCGCTTAGTGATTACTCACTCACTTGCCAGGGCATCCGTAGGCAAAATAGATAAGAAGACGATAAAAGATAGTATTTACTAAAAGGAGGTTCTCCATGAGACTTCGAGATAAAGTCGTTCTCGTTACAGGCGTTACGGGCACGGCAGGAGATAAAATTGCCAGAAGATGTGTTAGCGAGGGAGCGGGGGTCAAGGGACTTATCCGAAGTACAGATCAGATCGCGCTATGTGAAAAGCTAGGCATTACACCCGTCATCGGAGACTTGACTGATAGAGCCGCCATCAAGAACGCGCTTCGAAATGTGAACGTTATCATTCACGCTGCGGCGTATCTGGGGGAGGACCGGGCGATTGCCGAGGCGTCCAATATTCAGGGAGTCCAGAGTCTGGCGCACGGTGCTGTATCTGCGGGAGTGGAGCGCTTCGTGCATATTTCTACGGTATCGGTCTATGGTCATTTTGATGGAGAGGTGGAGCTGGATGAGGCCAGCAGTCTTGCCTTCGGCCACGGGGAGGTCTACATTTCAACCAAGTGTGAATCGGAACGGATTGTACAGGCTGCAATGGCTGACGGACTGCCAAGTGTGATCCTGCGTCCTGGAGTGATCTGCTCCGAATCCAACTCGCACTGGGGCGACAGACTGGTCGCTAAGCTTGCTGATTCCGGGGAAGTGGACTGGATTCATCCGGAGGACTTGACGCCTTGGGTGCATGCAGACAACCTGGCTGAGATG
The window above is part of the Paenibacillus sp. FSL H8-0048 genome. Proteins encoded here:
- a CDS encoding NAD-dependent epimerase/dehydratase family protein; protein product: MRLRDKVVLVTGVTGTAGDKIARRCVSEGAGVKGLIRSTDQIALCEKLGITPVIGDLTDRAAIKNALRNVNVIIHAAAYLGEDRAIAEASNIQGVQSLAHGAVSAGVERFVHISTVSVYGHFDGEVELDEASSLAFGHGEVYISTKCESERIVQAAMADGLPSVILRPGVICSESNSHWGDRLVAKLADSGEVDWIHPEDLTPWVHADNLAEMCVLAATQPAAVNQCYNAIDGNYPEKDFTMRIGHALNKKFIIPGGDPIRTAYNCGKIKNELGYSPVKTFEETVVRLEQQARGERNVS
- a CDS encoding SMI1/KNR4 family protein; this encodes MELEQQTAQLERIKVKLGQARRKDAEFAEFGASSHQYKLKKKLTAGKLADWEARYGIKLPEPFAGFLTEIGNGGAGPYYGIYTLGQATSYTELPALQGRAVLHPEMTAEEWNLLTEPLTGERDIPDEEYEKARNKALGGMLCIGTQGCDYEMYLVLEGKHRGRIVYTSEFYPDHPFFFVYEDNFLDWYERWLDEIILDYHNPWFGSRLPGDENTLIQLYRTTPDGKLQVKALEAMFKFKRIAPTTLEFLNNVAEQSPRDSKTAISLLCKTTFAAGRPYLLKLLQSDDAEGALHALTILNTHGKNQDRTEFIPLIRQRLEHVDDAETLRYAGYILKDCDAVSFSDFAPFLCHASLDMQTAAVYAVRDCRNKQENWEIIEQMFRSGGTEVVRSTISYWDVIPHEKLLPYYKAVWPEYKRNPNFREKFAACLRALHLPEDYFG